Genomic segment of Candidatus Palauibacter australiensis:
CGCGGGCGCCCGTCATGTCCGCCACGTAGACGCGCTCGGCCGCCGGATCCGCGACCACCCCCCAGGGGAGCGCCGTGAGCGCGCTGTCCGGCGTCATGAGATCCGCGATGTGCGCCGCCCCACCCGCGAACGGAGCGTCGCCGGCCTCGTTGTCGGAGATTGCCACCCCCGCCGAGTCGCGCCGCGACAGGCCCCCGAGACCTCCCTCCGGCTCCGGGGCGCAGGCGCCGAGCACGAGGACGAGACCGGCCGCGACCAGCGCCGGGACGCGCATCAGCGCGCCATTCCGGGATCCCGCCGACCGCTCGCGTACTGCAGGACGAGCCAGGCGATCGACGCCACGCCGAGGATCAGGAAACCGACGATGGACGAGCCCAGGGCGACCTGGATCCCGCCCCACGCCAGCCCCGCGTTCACCTCCCCCGCCCGCGAGATGGCTTCCGCGGCCAGCCAGACGCCGACCAGCGACCCGAGCACCCCGAGGCACGCGGCGAGCGCCCCGAGCACCAGGATGGAATGGATGCGCAGACCCGCCGGCGGGGCTCCGGACGACCGGAACCAGTCGGCCGTCGCGCGTCCGATTTGTACCAGCATCAGGATCAGCACGATCCAGATCGGATACTGGATGAACCCGAGCGATTCGAGGAAGGACATCGTTACCTCCGCGTTGATGAGGTGGGTGGGAGCCGCGAGGCGAAGAACGCCGATATGCGGTGCTCCATCGTTTCGTCGTCGATCAGGCGCGGGGTGATCGCGAGCCAGCCGAAGAGTCCGAAGATCGCCGCGCTCAACCCGAGCGCGGCGAAGGAGACGATGCGGCCGACGGCGTCCCACATGGCCGGCGGCGCAAAGGCTTCGGCTTCAAGCGCTCCGAAGGCGCCGTAGACCTCACGGGCGGCGCCCAGCGCCCCGAGGGCGACCGCGAGGACGATGAGGCCGATCTGCCGCTCCCACAGCCGGCGCCGCAGTTCGGGCCGCAGGTCGCCGTCGATCCAGAGACGCTTGGCGGCCCGGGTCCAGTTCGCGGCGAGCAGGGCGACGACGATGACCTGGGGCCAGGCCAGCACGGCCGCGGAGCCGAGCGGACCCGCTCCGAGAATCGTGATGCATGCCACCGCCCCGGCCAGGCCCGTGGCCACGAGAATCCCGAGGCGTTCCGCCCGGTCGATCCATCCCGTGCCCCGCGCCCAGCGGCCCAGAGGCGGGGCGTGCTGCGCCTCGAGTTGCGCGAGCGTCTCCGTCCCCGGCACGACCCGCCGGAGGGCGGCGCGGCGTGCCTGCGCCGGCCCGTATCCGCGACGTTCCAGTTCCGCCTGCAGCGCCTCCGCGTCGGCGTCGACTTCCTCCAGCACGTCGAGGCGGCGTCGCGGCGACACCGCGAGACTCCGTTCGACGTCGGCCAGGGGATGCTCAGGCCGCATGGGTCCCCGCGAAGAGTTCCAGCAGCACCCGAAACTGCCGCTCCAGTTGCGCCGCCCCCGCCGCCAGTTCGGCACGGCCCGCGTCGGTCAGTTCGTACGTCTTCCGCCGCCGGCCCTCCCCGCCCCACTTGCCGCGCACGTGTCCATCCGTCTCGAGCCGGTGCAGGATCGGGTAGAGCGTCCCGTGCTGAAACGAAAAGGCGCCCCCCGTCCGTTCCTCCACGGAGAGCGCGATCTGGTAGCCGTGCGCGGGTCCCCGCTCCAGGACCGCGAGCACGAGCAGCTCGTTGATTCGCTTCGAGAGAGTGGCCTGCAAGCGGCACCTCGTTTCGACCGTCCACGTTCACCTCGGCGCCCGGCTCACCCGGGAGCCTCTGAAGCATGATATAAAGATCATCTTTATATCGCAAATCTGCATACGGAAGAGATTCCGGACGGGGCGCGCCACGCGCGGCGGCGGGTGTCACGGGAAGCGATGAAGTGGCGGCGGTCGCGGGTATCCCCGACCGAGCCGGTCCACAACATTGGGGGCGCATGTATACGACCTGTATCTTCTGCCACGCCGACCTCAAGCGGAACGAAGCCATCGAGGAGTTCCCCGTCGGGCGCCGTCTGGCCTTCGACGGAGCCAGAGGACGGCTCTGGGTCGTGTGCCGGCGCTGCGAGCGCTGGAACCTGTCGCCGCTCGAGACGCGCTGGGAGGCGATCGAAGCCTGCGAACGCGCCTTCGAGGGCACCCGCATGCGGGTCGCCTCCGACAACATCGGGTTGGCGAAGCTCAAGGAGGGCCTCGAACTCGTCCGCGTCGGCGACCCCGTCCGCCAGGAGTTCGCCGCATGGCGCTACGGCGACCAGTTCGGTCGGCGGCGGCGGCGGGCCGTGCTCGTCACCGGGGCCGTCGGGACGGCGGCGGGCGCGGTCGTAGTCGGCGGCACGATCGCCGGGTTCGCGATGGGCGGCATCTTCCCGGGGCTCTTCCAGGGGGCTCAAGCCTGGTACCGGGACCGCGTCCTTCTCCGTCTCAGGGACGAGCACGGCGATCCCATCCGAATACAACGGAAGCACCTCTACACGTCTCGCCTGGTACCCAGCCCCGACGCATCGGGGTGGGACCTCCGCGTCGATCACATCCCGGGTTGGGACAAGTGGGGGAAGACCCGCAAGCGCAAGAACCGCCGGCATACGATGATCGTGCACGGGAGCGAAGCGATCGGCCTCGCGGGCCAGCTCATGGCCCACGCCAACCGGAGTGGCGGGGCCCGGAAGGCGATCCGCGCCGCGGTCGAGCGGATCGAGGAGGCCGGACATCCGGAGGCTTTCCTGCCAGGGGCGGCTCGCCGCGCCATGAGCGACTTCTCCGGCTCGGGAAAGGCGGATCTCCCCCCCAAGAAGGTCGAGAATCTCATGAAGCCGCTTCCCGGAACCCTGGCGGGTCTCAAGGTGGACATGCGGCTTGCCATCGAGATGGCGACGCACGAGCAGGCGGAGCGCGAAGCGCTGGAGGGGGAACTGAAGGAACTGGAGGCGCGGTGG
This window contains:
- a CDS encoding helix-turn-helix transcriptional regulator is translated as MQATLSKRINELLVLAVLERGPAHGYQIALSVEERTGGAFSFQHGTLYPILHRLETDGHVRGKWGGEGRRRKTYELTDAGRAELAAGAAQLERQFRVLLELFAGTHAA